ccctgtgggCTTATGGCCCTGTAGCCACATCCCCTGTGGTGACAGAGGGCCGGGGCTGTGCctgcctgtgctcctgctgcaacGGAACGTGAGTGAGCGAATCCATGTGTCCCTGATGAGACGTCGCAGCCTCTTTTCAATGCCAGGATACCCCTTCCACCATCCCAGCCCTTCCTGGGCTTGCTGCAGCCTGAGGATGATCGCTGTGGCAGCCCATCGAGCACACATTGTTTCTTGTACTTCTCCCTTGGTTCCTCCCTCTACCAGCTGAGGATTAAGTTTCCCGTCCCTGTGGGCTGTGCTGTGGCCACTGCTGTGGGTTCACTGTGCAGGGGACAAACCCCAGCGCTGCTCTGTGCGAGCACTTCCCTACGTgccccctccccttctccatgGGAGAtcccctgcctgctgcacacCAGCTGCATTATCCTGCTCCAAATCCCTCTTCTGAAGTGACGTCTGCAGAACACTTGACTGAGATTAGTGTGTCATGTGGAGGCTCTTACTGCCCCCCCCCTCCCACTGCCCTTTGCTGCTCCCCTTCTCAGCACTTTTGGCAGCTGTCCCTTCCAGGGCTGCTACTGCCCACTTCAACTGCCCTGAAACAAAGAATCCCTGAAAACGATTCTCCAATGAATGAGGGGTaacaagaaagcaaaaggtTTTGTTACTCCTGAGGGCAGTGTCCAGCTgtggagctgcagaggctgctggctCAGCAGGAGAGGGTCAGAGTTCCCCCAGGTGCATCCCAGGCTCCTGCCAGGACTCCTCTTGGGTGcctgttttttatttaaaccaAGAATTGGTGCTTTTGTCCCAGCAGACAGCTGTGTAGTGCCTTGAGAGTGATCCCAGCCTTATCTCTCGGGCCATTCCTCACTTGGCCTTGGTCATGTGTGTTTCCTTCTTGCTGCCCTGCTTGAATTTCCTGCTTCCTCATGACTTGGCAGCAAGTGCCCTTGGATCAACATCAGTTTGCTGTGACAAGAAGTTGCAGACCGTTGTTCAAACAAGGGAACAGCAAGGAGGGGTGTTGCCTTGCCATAGCCTTCGGCATCGATGGGGCACAACCGAAACAGCTTCCAGCCCTGCGCTGGGGTCTTCAGGAGGAAGCTGCAGCTTTGGCAGGGACTCATATTGAGCAGAACCAATTTGGAAGCTGGAAAATGTGACCATGCTCTGGGATAGATTTGAGATGCTTGGACTGCTCAGCGTGAGGGAGGCTGAGTTGTGGTGTTCTcggtgtgtgtgcagggagagGGTCTGGTGATGGGCCACTGCACTAAGGGAAAAGGAGCTCTGGGGCGTGTCAAGACTGGAAACGAGCTGCAGCTTTTACTGAGTGAACATTGCAACCCTTCAGCTTGGGATGGGCTGGGTGAGATGGCCTGAAGGCTTTGGTTAGGTGTGAAGATCTTGCTGTGAGAGGTGGTTTGGTTTTACTTCGGAGAGAAATCGGCGATGGGATTTTCTTGATGTGCTTCGAACTTGGGCTGTGGCCGGAATCCGACCCGCTGTTTGTGAGTAGCCACACCTGGGCTTAATGGTGTCAGGTTCCTGCTTAAAAACATGCCATGAGGTCAGCTGCTGTGAGTTGActgtcttctctctcctttttagGTGTCAAGGGTTGTTTTTCCAGTAATCTGGATCTTTCTGAAGCACCCGCTTGCCTAATGCCATGAATATTGCAGCGAACAATGTGGAAGAAAAAGCTGTCCATTCCTGGTCCAGAATATCCACTGCAGGACACAAAGTGCTGGAGGAAGCCCTCCGAGTCTTCAACCCCATGTCCAAGGACCTTTCGGACACACAGACCCAGCTGGTGGCCTTCCTTCAGAGCTTGAAGGAGGAGGGCTACCGGCCCACGGTGCTGCGCAGCAAGGATGTGTACGGGTACAACTCGTGCACGGCAGCCTCGCCGCGGCAGCCGAGGGACGGCTCCCCGCACGGCTGCAGCCACGCTGCCCGCCCcgctcccagcctggctgccagagccgcGTCCACCGCGCCCTCCGGCCTCACACCGAGCCCGGCCAAAGCCTCCAAAGGGGATTCCACAAACCTCCTCTTGAGCTCCTTGAAGCAGACGAGGTCGGGCGCGTCCCAGGCGGCGGCAGTGGGCTTCCCCGCCGGCGGGTATCCCGATGTGTACCCGGCCATGAGACTGTCGGTGGTCCTGGAAGCGCTGGTGCCGCTGAAATCCACCCCGTCCTGCTTGGAGCCCAAGTACACGCGGGGCCGTCTTGGCATCTCGCCCTCGGACCTTAAACTCCTCAAGGCTTCGAGTCCGACGAGGCAGTTTTCATCAGGCAAGAGCACTAAAGTAGCACAAGGGAAAGGGCACAAGCATTCAGGGAAGAAAGCACCGGATTCTGCCACCCTCACGCTGGAGCTGCCGAAGGGCCCAAGGGGCAGCGTGCTGCAGGAGAGCAATGCCTGCAGAGCCTCAGgtgtgctgcaggagagcaaTTCCTGCAGAGCCTCAGgtgtgctgcaggagagcaaTGCCTGCAGAGCCTCGGGCGTGCTGCAGGAGAGCAATGCCTGCAAAGCCTCAGGAGTGCTCAATGGCAGGGTCACTGGCAGCTCCTCCCAGGGCCGCGCCACCACACCACAGGCCAAGGCCTTGAAAAACAGAGACGTGGAAGCTCTGGTGGGGAAAGCAGAGTGGAAGGCTAGCAGCACATACCAGGAGAGCGCTGGGCAGAAGAAGAGACAAGCTGCAGAGGCGAGGGAAGCACcgcagaggaagaaaacaaaaagcattccTGTCCGAAACAGAGCCCGGCGGGCTCAGAGCACTTGGAACCTGCTGAAATTCCGGGCCATCAAGGTGGGCAACTCCTCCTCTGATGACGAAGTGAGGAGGAGAGCACAGAAGATTCTTAGGGTCAACCTGTCCCCTGTGATCCGCATTCAGCCCCTGTCCCACTCTCTCAGCGTCCCCTGAATTTCTTCACTTGGTCACTTTTTTTGTAAGTAACTCCGAGCATGGCACCAGAGCAGGGAGAAGGTGAAGAGTGACTCTGGGTGTGGTGTGGTGAGCAGCCTGCTCTCGTGCTGTTTCTCCCTGTCTACCACTGCCATGCAGAACTGGCTGCAGAAATGCAAGAGGCCGCTGGGGAAGGTGGGCCAGTGAGGGCTGCCCGCAGCCAGCCAGGCAGGCCAGAGGGCTCACGTCCCACAGGTGCCGTCTTGAACGTGCCAGGCTGCTCTCTCCTGCAGGGGGAGAACCCGGGACCTTCCCGTCACATTGATGCACTGTGATATTACTCTTTTTCAAGCTGTACATTTACTGGGTTTATTTTGATCAGATTTTGTAACTTTATTATCTCTATATCTGTATATCCATATATGTGCATCGGGCCCAGGAACTGTGGGGACATGCACTTCCTCCATCCCGCTGGGATTGGATTTGATAGCTTTTGTTCCCCCTCCTGTTCCTTCAGCCAGTCAGGAGCTTGTTGCAAGGTGCCAGGATTTCTCTGTGGTTCAGTGTTGTGACAGCCTGTTCCGGGCTCTccagagcagctcagaggcAGGCAGTGTTATAGCCACTCGTCTCCAGAAATGCCAAGCAATTTGGAGAATTACCAGCCAATAGTTGAGTAGAGTTTGACTTTAATCATGCTTTTGACATTACCTCTGCCTGAGAGTGGGGGAGTGTCACGGACCTGTTGCCTGCAAGTCTCCC
This window of the Colius striatus isolate bColStr4 chromosome 15, bColStr4.1.hap1, whole genome shotgun sequence genome carries:
- the CCDC71 gene encoding coiled-coil domain-containing protein 71 → MNIAANNVEEKAVHSWSRISTAGHKVLEEALRVFNPMSKDLSDTQTQLVAFLQSLKEEGYRPTVLRSKDVYGYNSCTAASPRQPRDGSPHGCSHAARPAPSLAARAASTAPSGLTPSPAKASKGDSTNLLLSSLKQTRSGASQAAAVGFPAGGYPDVYPAMRLSVVLEALVPLKSTPSCLEPKYTRGRLGISPSDLKLLKASSPTRQFSSGKSTKVAQGKGHKHSGKKAPDSATLTLELPKGPRGSVLQESNACRASGVLQESNSCRASGVLQESNACRASGVLQESNACKASGVLNGRVTGSSSQGRATTPQAKALKNRDVEALVGKAEWKASSTYQESAGQKKRQAAEAREAPQRKKTKSIPVRNRARRAQSTWNLLKFRAIKVGNSSSDDEVRRRAQKILRVNLSPVIRIQPLSHSLSVP